One window from the genome of Saimiri boliviensis isolate mSaiBol1 chromosome 2, mSaiBol1.pri, whole genome shotgun sequence encodes:
- the EFCAB11 gene encoding EF-hand calcium-binding domain-containing protein 11 isoform X3, producing the protein MFFSEAVARSRTWETSPSEHRMWVKVFKACDEDHKGYLSREDFKVAVVMLFGYKPSKIEVDSVMSSINPNTSGILLEEFLNIVRKKKEAQRYRNEVRHIFTAFDTYYRGFLTLEDFKKAFRQVAPKLPERTVLEVFRSTIHCTSPEEKLISEKH; encoded by the exons ATGTTCTTCTCCGAGGCTGTGGCCAGGTCGCGGACGTGGGAAACCAGTCCCTCGGAACACAGGATGTGGGTTAAA GTATTTAAAGCATGTGATGAAGATCACAAAGGATATCTCAGCAGAGAGGACTTTAAAGTTGCTGTTGTAATGCTGTTTGGGTATAAGCCCTCCAAG atAGAAGTGGATTCTGTGATGTCTTCAATAAATCCAAATACTTCTG GTATATTACTTGAGgagtttttaaatattgtaaggaagaagaaggaagctCAACGATATCGGAATGAAGTAAGACACATCTTCACAGCCTTTGACACGTACT atCGTGGATTTTTAACTTTGGAAGATTTCAAAAAAGCATTTAGGCAGGTGGCTCCCAAATTACCGGAAAGGACTGTTCTCGAGGTATTCAG GTCCACAATTCACTGCACAAGTCCAGAAGAAAAGCTGATCTCTGAAAAGCACTAG